One window of Lawsonibacter asaccharolyticus genomic DNA carries:
- a CDS encoding imidazoleglycerol-phosphate dehydratase produces MEIPVYEAEESPCRAYVIQRRTKETRISVDLCLEGGEIRISTGIGFFDHMLTAFAFYGGLGLKIEAEGDLEVDGHHTVEDTGIVLGQALNRALGDRKGLRRFASACIPMDEALCFTVLDFSNRPFLVFDADMPQPMIGTYDPCLTEEFLRALAVNSGLTLHMKCLYGKNAHHITEALFKSLGAAVKEAVQITGTGVTSTKGVL; encoded by the coding sequence ATGGAAATCCCAGTATATGAGGCGGAGGAGAGCCCTTGCCGGGCCTATGTCATCCAGCGCAGGACCAAGGAGACCCGGATCAGCGTGGACCTGTGCCTGGAAGGCGGCGAGATCCGCATATCCACCGGCATAGGCTTTTTTGACCACATGCTCACAGCCTTCGCTTTTTACGGCGGACTGGGGCTGAAAATAGAGGCCGAGGGAGATCTGGAGGTAGACGGCCACCACACGGTGGAGGACACGGGCATCGTCCTTGGCCAGGCTCTGAACCGGGCCCTGGGGGATCGGAAGGGGCTCCGCCGCTTCGCCTCCGCCTGTATCCCAATGGACGAGGCCCTGTGCTTCACGGTTCTGGACTTTTCTAACCGGCCCTTCCTGGTCTTTGACGCTGATATGCCTCAGCCTATGATCGGGACTTATGATCCCTGCCTCACCGAAGAGTTTCTGCGGGCCCTTGCAGTGAACAGCGGCCTCACTCTGCATATGAAGTGCCTTTATGGAAAAAATGCCCACCACATCACAGAGGCCCTCTTCAAGTCCCTGGGAGCGGCGGTGAAGGAGGCCGTTCAAATCACCGGTACCGGCGTCACTTCCACCAAGGGGGTGCTGTGA
- a CDS encoding ferritin dps family protein: MLDAKVAQLLNEQVNKEFYSAYLYLDFSIYYEEEGLDGFANWYKIQAQEERDHAMLMVQYLQNNGGKVTLEAIAKPDRELTSRLRVLELGLEHERYVTGLIHTLYEAAYSAKDFRTMQFLDWFVKEQGEEEKNAEDLIKKMKLYGEDAKGLYMLNSEMAARVYTAPSLVL; this comes from the coding sequence ATGCTGGACGCAAAGGTCGCGCAGCTGCTCAACGAGCAGGTCAACAAGGAGTTTTATTCTGCCTATCTGTACCTGGATTTCTCCATCTACTATGAGGAGGAGGGCCTGGATGGCTTTGCCAACTGGTACAAGATCCAGGCGCAGGAAGAGCGGGATCACGCCATGCTGATGGTGCAGTATCTCCAGAACAACGGCGGAAAGGTGACGCTGGAGGCCATCGCCAAGCCCGACAGGGAGCTGACCAGCCGCCTGCGGGTGCTGGAGCTGGGGCTGGAGCACGAGCGGTATGTCACCGGCCTGATCCACACGCTGTATGAAGCCGCTTACAGTGCCAAGGACTTTCGGACGATGCAGTTCCTGGACTGGTTCGTCAAGGAGCAGGGTGAGGAGGAGAAGAACGCCGAGGACCTGATCAAAAAGATGAAGCTCTACGGCGAGGACGCCAAGGGGCTGTATATGCTCAACAGCGAGATGGCCGCCCGGGTCTACACCGCCCCCTCTCTCGTGCTGTGA
- a CDS encoding histidinol dehydrogenase, with product MISIIKADGTSEVRQLEAMRARAAQKNADIELAVSAVMQNVKENGLSAVRDYSRQFDHREPYELTRAQLEEAYRSCPAELIAALEHAAANIRDYNEKLLSRTMEWTSPDGGRVGRIVRGLSRVGIYVPGGTAAYPSSVLMNAVPAKVAGVEEIVMVTPPTENLNAAVLAAARIAGVDRCIAVGGAQAVAALTYGAGFIPRVDKLVGPGNAYVAAAKRLAYGSLDIDMVAGPSEVLVIADRPADPKYVAADLLSQAEHDRLASAVLLTDSWELAQAVDREVVRQTGYLERSEIMEESLRDFGCAIVCDSLERCVELANEIAPEHLEIMTEEPRALLPLVKNAGAVFLGAYTPEPLGDYLAGPDHVLPTSGTARFFSPLSVDSFLKTMSVLEFDRAALAPIAGEIITLAETEHLTAHANSIRVRMDG from the coding sequence ATGATTTCCATCATCAAAGCGGATGGCACTTCCGAGGTGCGGCAGCTGGAGGCCATGCGCGCCCGCGCCGCACAGAAAAACGCAGATATCGAGCTGGCTGTCTCAGCAGTCATGCAGAATGTAAAGGAAAATGGCCTTTCGGCTGTCCGGGACTACTCCCGGCAGTTTGACCATAGGGAGCCCTATGAGCTCACCAGGGCGCAGCTGGAGGAGGCCTACCGCAGCTGTCCGGCGGAGCTGATCGCCGCCCTGGAGCACGCCGCGGCCAATATCCGGGACTACAACGAGAAGCTGCTCTCCCGGACCATGGAGTGGACCTCACCGGACGGAGGCCGGGTGGGCCGGATCGTCCGGGGGCTGAGCCGGGTGGGCATCTACGTCCCAGGCGGGACCGCCGCCTATCCCAGCAGCGTGCTGATGAACGCCGTCCCCGCCAAGGTGGCGGGGGTGGAGGAGATCGTCATGGTGACACCGCCCACCGAGAATCTGAACGCCGCCGTGCTGGCGGCGGCCCGCATCGCCGGCGTGGACCGGTGCATTGCAGTGGGCGGCGCCCAGGCGGTGGCCGCTCTGACCTACGGGGCGGGCTTCATCCCCCGGGTGGACAAACTGGTGGGGCCTGGCAACGCCTATGTGGCCGCCGCCAAACGCCTGGCCTACGGCAGTCTGGACATCGACATGGTGGCCGGCCCCTCGGAGGTGCTGGTCATTGCCGACAGGCCGGCGGACCCGAAGTACGTGGCCGCGGACCTGCTCAGCCAGGCGGAGCACGACAGGCTGGCCTCCGCCGTGCTGCTCACCGACAGCTGGGAGCTGGCCCAGGCGGTGGACCGGGAGGTGGTCCGGCAGACCGGGTATCTGGAGCGCTCGGAGATCATGGAGGAATCCCTGCGGGACTTCGGGTGCGCCATCGTCTGTGACAGCCTGGAGCGCTGTGTGGAGCTGGCAAACGAGATCGCCCCGGAGCACCTTGAGATCATGACGGAGGAGCCCAGGGCCCTGCTGCCTCTGGTGAAGAACGCCGGAGCGGTCTTCCTGGGGGCCTATACGCCGGAACCTCTGGGGGACTATCTGGCCGGCCCGGACCATGTGCTGCCCACCAGCGGCACCGCCCGCTTCTTCTCGCCCCTGAGCGTGGACAGCTTTTTGAAGACCATGAGCGTGCTGGAATTCGACCGAGCCGCCCTGGCGCCCATTGCCGGGGAGATCATCACACTGGCAGAGACCGAGCATCTGACTGCCCACGCCAACTCCATCCGGGTGCGGATGGACGGCTGA
- a CDS encoding 1-hydroxy-2-methyl-2-(E)-butenyl 4-diphosphate: MTRQIHVGGIPIGGGAPVTIQSMTNTRTDDVESTLSQIRSLAAAGCQIVRVAVPDGAAARAVAKIKEASPLPVVVDIHFDYKLALEAIAAGADKVRINPGNIGGEDRVKAVADACRLRGIPIRIGVNGGSLEKGLLAKYGGVCPEAMVESAFGHIRLLNKFDFDDICVSLKSSSVPMTMRAYQLMREKSNYPLHIGVTEAGTVRMGTLKSAVGIGGLLALGIGDTMRVSLSADPVEEVYAARDILKAAGVRREGAELVSCPTCGRTRIDLIGLAAQVEERLKGVDKPITVAVMGCAVNGPGEASAADCGIAGGIGEGLLFRKGEIVKKVPQDRLVDELFALIEEL, encoded by the coding sequence ATGACCAGACAGATCCATGTGGGCGGCATCCCCATCGGCGGCGGGGCGCCGGTCACCATCCAGTCCATGACCAATACCCGCACCGACGATGTGGAGTCCACCCTGTCCCAGATTCGTTCCCTGGCTGCGGCTGGATGTCAGATCGTGCGGGTGGCGGTCCCTGATGGGGCCGCCGCCCGGGCGGTGGCCAAGATCAAGGAGGCCAGTCCGCTCCCAGTGGTGGTGGATATCCACTTCGACTATAAGTTGGCCCTGGAGGCCATCGCGGCCGGAGCGGACAAGGTCCGCATCAATCCGGGCAATATCGGTGGAGAGGACCGGGTCAAGGCGGTGGCAGACGCCTGCCGTCTGCGGGGCATCCCAATCCGCATCGGTGTCAATGGCGGCTCTCTGGAGAAGGGACTGCTGGCCAAATACGGCGGCGTCTGTCCGGAGGCCATGGTGGAGTCAGCCTTCGGCCACATCCGTCTGCTGAACAAATTCGATTTTGACGACATCTGTGTGTCGCTGAAGTCCTCCAGCGTCCCCATGACCATGCGGGCCTATCAGCTGATGAGAGAGAAAAGCAATTATCCTTTACATATTGGCGTTACCGAGGCCGGGACGGTCCGGATGGGCACCCTGAAGTCTGCGGTGGGCATCGGGGGCCTGCTGGCCCTGGGGATCGGGGACACCATGCGGGTCTCCCTCTCCGCCGACCCGGTGGAGGAGGTCTACGCGGCCCGGGACATCCTGAAGGCCGCCGGGGTCCGGCGGGAGGGGGCAGAGCTGGTCTCCTGTCCCACCTGCGGGCGGACCCGCATCGATCTGATCGGCCTGGCTGCCCAGGTGGAGGAGCGGCTGAAGGGGGTGGACAAGCCCATCACGGTGGCGGTGATGGGCTGTGCCGTCAACGGGCCGGGGGAGGCGTCTGCCGCCGACTGCGGGATCGCGGGCGGCATCGGCGAAGGCCTCCTGTTCCGAAAAGGGGAGATCGTGAAAAAGGTCCCCCAGGACCGGCTGGTGGACGAGCTGTTTGCCCTGATCGAGGAACTGTAA
- a CDS encoding ATP phosphoribosyltransferase regulatory subunit, translating to MKLSVNTPEGTRDRLFAECMGRRQVQERLIRLFRQRGYREVSTPETEFYDLFARSGSAIPQEQMVQVFDQSGKLCVMRPDSTTPIARVAATKLRALPLPQRLYYDQTVYRAGPAHSGGNRELPQCGVELIGAAGMKADLEMVATAVDALRVCGASRFHVELGHAGFFRDVAARMELEEGEMERMRALIEGKNFAALRDMLAPFRENPASAALLRLSRLFGGPEVLDEAEALAGETEAVEYLRALYGELSAAGYGALVRFDLGMVHQIDYYTGVVFRGYVEGAGDAVLSGGRYDSLVGVFGREAQATGFAVDVDAMARTLPEAAPSALDTVVHYAPGYLAKALEAVDSRPAGTCELSPCRTLESSCSLAREKGAKTVLVFDVTGERVVKV from the coding sequence ATGAAATTGAGTGTCAATACCCCGGAGGGCACCCGCGACCGTCTGTTTGCCGAGTGCATGGGCCGCCGACAGGTGCAGGAGCGGCTGATCCGTCTCTTCCGCCAGCGGGGCTATCGGGAGGTCTCCACCCCGGAGACGGAGTTTTACGACCTATTTGCCCGCTCGGGCAGTGCCATCCCCCAGGAACAAATGGTACAGGTGTTCGACCAAAGTGGGAAGCTCTGCGTCATGCGGCCGGATTCCACCACCCCCATCGCCCGGGTGGCGGCCACAAAGCTTCGGGCCCTGCCCCTGCCCCAGCGGCTGTACTACGACCAGACCGTGTACCGGGCCGGGCCGGCCCACAGCGGCGGGAACCGGGAGCTCCCCCAGTGCGGGGTGGAGCTGATCGGAGCCGCCGGGATGAAAGCGGATCTGGAGATGGTGGCCACAGCAGTGGACGCCCTGCGGGTGTGCGGGGCCTCACGGTTCCATGTGGAGCTGGGCCACGCCGGCTTCTTCCGGGATGTGGCCGCCCGGATGGAGCTGGAGGAGGGGGAGATGGAGCGGATGCGGGCCCTGATCGAGGGCAAAAACTTCGCCGCCCTGCGGGATATGCTCGCCCCCTTCCGGGAGAACCCCGCCAGCGCGGCCCTGCTGCGCCTCTCCCGGCTGTTCGGCGGGCCGGAGGTGCTGGATGAGGCGGAGGCGCTGGCCGGGGAGACGGAGGCGGTGGAGTACCTCCGAGCCCTGTACGGGGAACTGTCTGCGGCGGGATACGGCGCGCTGGTCCGCTTTGACCTGGGGATGGTCCACCAGATCGACTACTATACTGGCGTGGTCTTCCGGGGCTATGTGGAGGGAGCAGGGGATGCGGTGCTGTCTGGCGGACGCTACGACTCGCTGGTGGGGGTATTCGGCCGGGAGGCCCAGGCCACCGGCTTTGCCGTAGATGTGGACGCTATGGCCCGCACCCTGCCCGAGGCTGCCCCATCCGCGCTGGACACTGTGGTCCACTACGCCCCCGGCTACTTGGCCAAGGCGCTGGAGGCGGTGGACAGCCGGCCGGCGGGGACCTGTGAGCTCTCCCCCTGCCGCACGCTGGAATCCAGCTGCAGCCTGGCCAGGGAGAAGGGCGCCAAGACTGTGCTGGTCTTTGATGTGACCGGAGAAAGGGTGGTGAAGGTATGA
- a CDS encoding ATP phosphoribosyltransferase catalytic subunit: protein MSGRLRIALTKGRLQDKSVELFERMGLDCTPVRDPGRRLVHAIPNYPLDAVLAKAPDVITYVEHGVCDLGVVGKDTILEKGGAFYEVLDLGFGRCRFALAVKEGTDFYGTYKTRRVASKYPAVTRAFFAEKGMDVDIIKIEGSVELAPILSLTDAIVDIVETGATLKANGLVPIETVAPVSARLIVNTASMKLHKSQINDFIDRCEAELERDI from the coding sequence ATGAGCGGCCGTCTGCGTATCGCCCTGACCAAGGGGCGGCTCCAGGACAAGTCGGTGGAGCTGTTTGAGAGGATGGGGCTGGACTGCACCCCCGTCCGGGACCCGGGGCGGCGGCTGGTCCACGCCATCCCCAACTATCCCCTGGACGCTGTGTTGGCCAAGGCGCCCGACGTCATCACCTATGTGGAGCACGGGGTATGTGACCTGGGGGTGGTGGGCAAGGATACCATCCTGGAGAAGGGGGGCGCCTTCTATGAGGTGCTGGACCTGGGCTTCGGCCGCTGCCGCTTCGCTCTGGCAGTGAAGGAGGGGACCGACTTCTATGGGACCTATAAGACCCGGCGAGTGGCCTCCAAGTATCCGGCGGTGACCCGGGCCTTTTTCGCGGAGAAGGGGATGGATGTGGACATCATCAAGATCGAGGGCAGCGTGGAGCTGGCCCCCATCCTCTCTCTGACGGATGCCATTGTGGATATCGTGGAGACCGGGGCTACCCTGAAGGCCAACGGCCTGGTGCCCATCGAGACAGTGGCCCCGGTGTCCGCACGGCTGATCGTCAACACCGCCAGCATGAAGCTGCACAAGAGCCAGATCAACGATTTTATCGACCGCTGTGAGGCGGAATTGGAGAGAGACATATGA
- a CDS encoding DNA polymerase III polC-type, whose product MSKKIPFLQMFAALCQWQELAEAVEGWVIVAAAIDKASRSALVTLDGARGAGANLIRQAEEAVARCYGLASVKFQMAAPEPETPAEAPAPAAPSVPASAPQTRPAHPRQGESTAPEMDAFARTEAIRREALRKARGSAPAARPKGKGEGKPSGKTIFGHVIKKRPTPIGELELDMGMVVIEGDVFAVDNRELKKRGAWVVAFDLTDYTGSIRVNKFFPGDEGKPIVDGVKKGMHLQIQGRLNMDRFYGDMVLEPISIMAVPKPMKMDDAPEKRVELHLHTTMSAMDALTSVGPKLGPDKNVVKRAEAWGHRAIAITDHGVAQSFPDAWHSAKNIKILYGVEAYYINDVDDRVVVHGETEQPFDQEIVCFDIETTGLNRKYEVIIEIGAVVLKNGEITDRFNTFVSPGRILSPEIIRLTGITDEMLVGAPSQEKALRAFLAFAGDRPLAAHNADFDMGFIAAGCRKYGIPFHNPSIDSLILAQNLLPDLGKYKLDIVAEHLHLPAFNHHRASDDAATVGYMLPPFFKMLEEMGLRHLGEINGAMVHLRKGGKAKRQPKHLIVLARNQTGLRNLYKLISLGHLDYFKRYPIMLKSVINENREGLILGSACEAGELFRAVADGKDWEELKRIASWYDYLEIQPLCNNMFMLRKGMVRTEEELRDFNRAIVALGKELGKPVCATGDVHFLDPEDEIYRHILLASKGFEDADEPLPIYFKTTTEMLEEFSYLGKETAYDVVVRNTNLIADWCEPIEPLPKGLFAPKLEDSDGELKRLVWGKAHELYGEEPPQIVVDRINVELGDIIRCKYDVIYMSAQKLVQNSLEHGYLVGSRGSVGSSLVAFMSGITEVNSLPAHYRCPKCKHSDFDYAQDPAHPYGCGADMPDMNCPVCGTPYVKDGFNIPFETFLGFGGDKVPDIDLNFSGEYQSSAHRYTFELFGQTHVFRAGTIGTVAEKTAFGYVKKYLEERGRTASKAEENRLAIGCTGVKRTTGQHPGGMVVIPQDKEIYDFCPVQHPADDPNTDIVTTHFEYHSMESNLLKLDMLGHDDPTMIRMLQDLTGVDPQKIPLDDPETMSIFQSSKVLGYENDKILGPTGGTAIPEFGTSFVRGMLEDTQPNQFDILVRLSGFSHGTDVWLGNAKDLITSGTAKVSEAIGCRDDIMLFLISKGMDPKRSFKIMEAVRKGRGLPEGAEEEMKEHGVPDWYIGSCKKIAYLFPKAHAVAYVMMAFRIAWFKVHRPLAFYAAYFSIRAKAFDQEFMCQGMDVCQKKMREIIAKDKDASAVEQDMLTTLEVCYEFYLRGFTFRRMDLYLSDALHFRVDEEHKALIPPFISVAGLGETAALSLAEQAKGRRFISVEEVSAACPKVSKTHIDKLTEAGAFGDMPATSQLDLFAMLG is encoded by the coding sequence ATGTCCAAGAAGATCCCATTTTTACAAATGTTTGCTGCCCTGTGCCAGTGGCAGGAGTTGGCGGAGGCCGTAGAGGGCTGGGTCATTGTGGCCGCGGCCATTGACAAGGCCAGCCGGAGCGCCCTGGTGACCCTGGATGGGGCCAGGGGAGCCGGGGCCAATCTGATCCGCCAGGCAGAGGAGGCCGTGGCCCGGTGCTACGGGCTCGCCTCAGTGAAGTTTCAGATGGCGGCCCCGGAGCCGGAGACCCCCGCCGAAGCGCCGGCACCGGCGGCTCCTTCTGTGCCTGCCTCCGCGCCCCAGACACGCCCGGCCCATCCTCGGCAGGGGGAGAGCACAGCACCGGAGATGGACGCCTTCGCGCGGACGGAGGCCATTCGGCGGGAGGCGCTGCGGAAGGCCCGGGGGAGCGCGCCAGCGGCCAGACCCAAGGGAAAAGGGGAGGGCAAGCCCTCCGGCAAGACGATCTTCGGGCATGTCATCAAGAAGCGGCCCACCCCCATCGGGGAGCTGGAGCTGGACATGGGCATGGTGGTCATCGAGGGCGATGTCTTTGCCGTGGACAACCGGGAGCTGAAAAAGCGGGGCGCCTGGGTGGTGGCCTTCGATCTGACTGACTACACCGGCTCCATTCGGGTGAACAAATTCTTCCCCGGAGACGAGGGCAAGCCCATCGTGGACGGGGTCAAGAAGGGGATGCACCTCCAGATCCAGGGCCGGCTGAACATGGACCGGTTCTACGGCGACATGGTGCTGGAGCCCATATCCATCATGGCGGTGCCCAAGCCTATGAAGATGGATGACGCGCCGGAAAAGCGGGTAGAGCTCCACCTGCACACCACCATGTCCGCTATGGACGCCCTCACCTCGGTCGGTCCCAAGCTGGGGCCGGACAAAAACGTGGTCAAGCGGGCGGAGGCCTGGGGCCACCGGGCCATCGCCATCACCGATCACGGGGTGGCCCAGTCCTTCCCGGATGCGTGGCACTCCGCCAAAAATATCAAGATCCTGTACGGCGTGGAGGCGTACTACATCAACGACGTGGATGACAGAGTAGTGGTCCACGGGGAAACAGAACAGCCCTTTGACCAGGAGATCGTCTGCTTCGACATCGAGACCACAGGGCTGAACCGGAAGTACGAGGTCATCATCGAGATCGGCGCCGTAGTGCTGAAAAACGGGGAGATCACCGACCGGTTCAACACCTTTGTCTCCCCCGGCCGCATCCTGAGTCCGGAGATCATCCGCCTGACCGGTATCACCGATGAGATGCTGGTGGGGGCCCCCTCCCAGGAGAAGGCCCTGCGGGCTTTCCTGGCTTTTGCCGGGGACCGGCCCCTGGCGGCCCACAACGCCGACTTCGACATGGGCTTTATCGCCGCCGGCTGCCGGAAATACGGCATTCCCTTCCACAATCCCTCCATCGACAGCCTGATCCTGGCCCAGAACCTGCTGCCTGACCTGGGCAAGTACAAGCTGGACATCGTGGCGGAGCACCTGCACCTGCCCGCCTTCAATCACCACCGGGCCAGCGACGACGCGGCCACGGTGGGCTACATGCTGCCCCCGTTCTTTAAGATGCTGGAGGAGATGGGCCTGCGCCACCTGGGGGAGATCAACGGGGCCATGGTCCACCTGCGCAAGGGAGGAAAGGCCAAGCGCCAGCCCAAGCACCTGATCGTGCTGGCGCGGAACCAGACCGGTCTGCGTAACCTGTACAAGCTCATCTCCCTGGGACATCTGGACTACTTCAAGCGTTACCCCATCATGCTCAAAAGCGTCATCAACGAGAACCGGGAGGGGCTGATCCTGGGCTCCGCCTGCGAGGCGGGCGAGCTCTTCCGGGCGGTGGCGGACGGCAAGGACTGGGAGGAGCTCAAGCGCATCGCCTCCTGGTACGATTATCTGGAGATCCAGCCCCTGTGCAACAATATGTTCATGCTCCGCAAGGGGATGGTCCGCACAGAGGAGGAGCTGCGGGACTTCAACCGGGCCATCGTGGCCCTGGGGAAGGAGCTGGGCAAGCCGGTGTGCGCCACCGGCGACGTCCACTTCCTGGACCCGGAGGACGAGATCTACCGCCACATCCTTCTGGCCTCCAAGGGCTTTGAGGACGCGGACGAGCCCCTGCCCATCTACTTCAAGACCACCACCGAGATGCTGGAGGAATTTTCCTATCTGGGGAAGGAGACCGCCTACGACGTGGTGGTGAGGAATACCAATCTCATCGCGGACTGGTGCGAGCCCATTGAGCCCCTGCCCAAAGGACTGTTTGCCCCCAAGCTTGAGGACTCCGACGGGGAGCTGAAGCGGCTGGTATGGGGCAAGGCCCATGAGCTCTACGGCGAGGAGCCGCCCCAGATCGTGGTGGACCGCATCAACGTGGAGCTGGGGGATATCATCCGCTGCAAGTACGACGTGATCTACATGTCCGCCCAGAAGCTGGTGCAGAACTCCCTGGAGCACGGCTATCTGGTGGGCTCCCGTGGATCGGTGGGCTCCTCTCTGGTGGCATTCATGTCGGGCATCACTGAGGTCAACTCCCTGCCCGCCCACTACCGCTGCCCCAAGTGCAAGCACTCGGACTTTGACTACGCCCAGGACCCCGCCCACCCCTACGGGTGCGGGGCGGATATGCCCGATATGAACTGTCCCGTCTGCGGCACGCCCTATGTGAAGGACGGCTTCAACATCCCCTTCGAGACCTTTCTGGGCTTCGGGGGAGACAAGGTGCCCGATATCGACCTGAACTTCTCCGGCGAGTACCAGTCCAGCGCCCACCGGTACACCTTTGAGCTGTTTGGACAAACCCACGTGTTCCGAGCCGGGACCATTGGTACGGTGGCGGAAAAGACGGCTTTCGGCTATGTGAAGAAGTACCTGGAGGAGCGGGGGAGGACGGCCTCCAAGGCGGAGGAGAACCGCCTAGCCATCGGCTGCACCGGCGTCAAGCGCACCACCGGCCAGCACCCCGGCGGCATGGTGGTCATCCCCCAGGACAAGGAGATCTATGACTTCTGTCCCGTACAGCACCCGGCGGACGACCCCAATACCGATATCGTCACCACCCACTTCGAATATCACTCCATGGAGTCCAACCTGCTGAAGCTGGACATGCTGGGACACGATGACCCCACTATGATCCGAATGCTTCAGGACCTGACTGGGGTGGACCCCCAGAAGATCCCACTGGATGACCCGGAGACCATGTCTATCTTCCAGTCCTCCAAGGTGCTGGGCTATGAGAACGACAAGATCCTGGGGCCCACCGGCGGCACTGCCATCCCGGAGTTCGGCACCTCCTTCGTCCGGGGGATGCTGGAGGACACCCAGCCCAACCAGTTCGATATCCTGGTCCGCCTGTCCGGCTTCTCCCACGGAACCGACGTGTGGCTGGGCAACGCCAAGGACCTGATCACCTCGGGCACCGCCAAGGTCAGCGAGGCCATCGGTTGCCGGGACGACATCATGCTGTTCCTGATCTCCAAGGGGATGGACCCCAAGCGCTCCTTCAAGATCATGGAGGCGGTGCGGAAGGGCCGCGGCCTGCCGGAGGGGGCGGAGGAGGAGATGAAGGAGCACGGGGTGCCTGACTGGTACATCGGCTCCTGCAAGAAGATCGCCTATCTGTTCCCCAAGGCCCATGCGGTGGCCTATGTGATGATGGCCTTCCGCATCGCCTGGTTCAAGGTCCACCGGCCTCTGGCCTTTTACGCCGCCTACTTCTCCATCCGGGCCAAGGCATTTGACCAGGAGTTCATGTGCCAGGGGATGGATGTGTGCCAGAAGAAGATGAGGGAGATCATCGCCAAGGACAAGGACGCCTCCGCGGTGGAGCAGGACATGCTCACTACCTTGGAGGTGTGCTATGAGTTCTATCTGCGTGGATTCACCTTCCGGCGGATGGACCTGTACCTGTCGGACGCCCTCCACTTCCGGGTTGACGAGGAACACAAGGCGCTGATCCCGCCCTTCATCTCGGTGGCGGGGCTGGGGGAAACGGCGGCCCTGTCTCTGGCGGAGCAGGCTAAGGGACGGAGGTTCATCTCTGTGGAGGAGGTCTCCGCTGCCTGCCCCAAGGTCTCCAAGACCCACATCGACAAGCTGACGGAGGCGGGGGCTTTCGGAGATATGCCGGCCACCAGCCAGCTGGACCTGTTCGCCATGCTGGGGTGA
- a CDS encoding imidazole glycerol phosphate synthase subunit Hi — MGTVAIVDYGVGNLKSVANALSYLGCSSCITADPAELERADAIILPGVGAFPDAADRLRSGGLDQHVLAQGQKKPVLGICLGMQLLLEQGREVRPCPGLGVIRGTVDRIPTQSKLPHIGWNSLRFFHHSPLFRGLDEGAYVYFVHSFSAQDTDPAQVIAVTDYGPAVTAAVSSGNFYGTQFHPEKSGEVGLTILRNFAGLNC, encoded by the coding sequence ATGGGCACAGTTGCCATCGTGGACTACGGGGTGGGCAATCTGAAGAGTGTGGCCAACGCCCTGAGCTATCTCGGCTGCAGCAGCTGCATCACCGCCGACCCGGCGGAGCTGGAACGGGCTGACGCCATTATCCTGCCTGGAGTGGGGGCCTTCCCGGACGCGGCGGACCGGCTGCGGAGCGGAGGGCTGGACCAGCATGTGCTGGCCCAGGGTCAGAAGAAGCCGGTGCTGGGCATCTGCCTGGGGATGCAGCTGCTGCTGGAGCAGGGGCGGGAGGTGCGCCCCTGTCCCGGTCTGGGGGTGATCCGCGGCACAGTGGACCGGATACCCACCCAAAGCAAGCTGCCCCACATTGGATGGAACAGCCTGCGGTTTTTTCACCACTCGCCCCTGTTCCGGGGGCTGGACGAGGGGGCGTATGTCTACTTCGTCCACTCCTTCAGCGCCCAAGACACCGATCCTGCCCAGGTGATCGCTGTCACCGATTACGGGCCGGCGGTGACAGCGGCGGTGTCCAGCGGGAACTTCTACGGGACCCAGTTCCACCCGGAGAAGAGCGGCGAGGTGGGGCTGACCATCCTGCGCAATTTCGCAGGGCTGAACTGCTGA